The region AGAACGTGTCCTTGGCGTTGTACTTCATGCAGTTGAATATGATCTGATCGAAGTCAGCCTCAAACTCCACCAGGCTCTTGTAGCCGTGGGCATCAATGCGCTTCCTCATGGTGGAGAAGTCCATTGGCTTCTTGATGTGGTCCAAGTAGTCAGGCACCTGAAAGGGATGGGGAGATGGCAAACAAAACATGATGCTGATAGAAAGGGTACCCAAAGAATGAATTAGAACCATATGGTACCATTTGTTTTTAATCTGTGGAAGTAACATTCTATTGTGGGGTGTGGGGGACCTTACCTCATTAACACTGACAGGCTGGGCAAAGATCTTGGCTGGGTCCTTCTCCTGAAGCTGGTCCAGTACGGCTCGAAGTAGAATATTTAAAGGTGTGAGCTGTACCTCTAGAACAGACTGTTGGAGCTTCATCTGAAAGGGGACAGGACAGAACACAAAGCTGTAGCAGTATACTAATATTTACTAAGGCTTCCAACAACCAATCCTAAAGCCGTTTCAACaacaagctaggtttccatccaattggcgacagattttcatgcaaatattctaaaatatgcataaagaaaatatgcgcattttcccaccagtggtgtgttttcaCCAAACGGACTCGTTGAGGATAACAATCAGCGTGTGATGtagtgcactttttttttttacattttcacaaagttttcatgtaccaaataaaaatctaaagttcgtgtttccatcgcatttcactctaccgatagttttgtcacaaaaactgttgcgttatatagcaaatgtgccttCTCTGGTCTTGGAACATGCGCTCTAGCCAAGACCTCACCAATACAGTGCAGGAAGGCTGTGCAGGTAGGCTATGCATAAAGAATGCATACATAATGAGATTCGTATGGAYATGAgcgagaatattttttatttgtcaaacagcagtcaaccatcgatcatcatgtcaccagaatcagaccgtcaatatttattggaaagtaRMATCAAGaccactgtgcactttcaccaccctgtgaatttcatcataacttatttcatctgtagMCTAATAAACcgcatgctttcccgagttgtagtgggggggaccacacacaccatatcatcttTATCATCTTACTTCGATATGgtggtttttatatcaatatttgtgcataaaaagGCATTTCCATCACCATTTCTCATAATTAATTTtccagacacaaaaagatcctacCATGTCgaacaaaaaaaatgatatttcgGTATTtctaaaattgtaccgaaacgtcCGGTTTCCAttacagctgtcgtgatttttatttgattgtaCTCAGTAtgactcgcataaaaactgtagattcaaacatggttacagattATTTCAAAAGGAGATGAAATTCATTTTACCACATTTTATTTATAGGAGGGCTCACAACTATCCATTGATATGCTGTCACAAACGTTCTAATTTCACTACTGTGGAAAATAACCAATTCTCTGTACCTCCTCTCTCTTTAGCTTCTCCCTCTTCCTGATCAGTTCTAGCAGTAGGCGAGCTCGCTCCAGGTCTTGGCGTAGGCGGTGCCATTCCTTTAGCTGCTCCTTCATCGCTTGATTATCCTCCACCCTGCTGTCCTGTAACATCAGAGTCCAAAAAGGCATTTTAATGTACATTCACAAGACATAAATCTCAGGTAAAGGGGGGCAGAAAATGACAAGGCACTACCTTCAATGGACACTGGTGGAGAGCCATTTTGAATATGGCTCTGACTAAAATAAACTAGGCTAATTTGAATTACATCTCTTCTCTTTTTTGTAGTATATATTGAAATGAATGGCCCATCTCAATTTATATGTGTAATATTATGTAGTGTCATGTATATTATgcattttatttgttgtgttttgtttcctcttTGGACCCTAATAAAACACCATTATAATACCAAAACGTTTGATAAAACGGTGCAAACACAGGAAACTGCTCCATATTTATCAAATCAACTATTAGCCTGCTTTATTTTGATTTCCGAGTTTGGGAGAAAGGTTTTAAAACACAAGAAAAGTAATTTTTAAAGCAGACACGATTCTCTATCTCGAGGATTTGGATACCATGAAAGTTACTGAACAATTAAACTGACCACTGGACTGACCAGCGGCTCTGGTTTGGGGACCTGGGTGTTAGCCTGTAGCCGCCTGATCAGCGGGACGCCCTTCCTTGACTGTCTCTTCAGCATCCAGTAGCTCAGGACCCGCTCCACAAACACCTTCTTCTTCTGGACAGACACTTGATTGAGGATTGTGTCAAAACTGGGGGGGGCATATGTTAGCATTGGTCATTTAGGAAAATATTTAGAAACATTTGATTGGTAGACAaatgaagtaaaaaataatatgcCTACCTGCTGGGGGTTATACTAGGCCCAGGTGCAGCAGgagcctcttcctctacctcagGGACCACCACTATTATCTTACTCTTCTTCAGCCACCCTTttaacctcctcctccctcttttgtCACCCCTCTTGTGACAGACACCGTTTTTAGCGTGGCCTTCCTCGTAGATGGCAAGGGGTCTCCGGGTGCACCCTTTAGGAGTGTGAGCGCAGCAGAAGGCTGTCTTCTTCACAGAGAAAGTGGGCGAACCGGTCTCTGTGAATTCCTTGACAGGCTCCATTTTCATGTAGAGGCCGGCCTTTTGGGCACAGCTGACATGAAAGGCTGTGTAACAGTTAACCTTGTGGCACTGGATGCAGGCCCCGGCACCCTTCTCCTTGCAGAGGTAGCAGGTGAGCTTCCAGCGGGCGGGCGGAATATTGCTGACACCGTCGATGGGCTCGATGAAGACCGTGTCAGAGAAGCCCACCTCTGGCACCCACAGGGCACACACCACGTGGCCCCAGCGGTCATCGTCCGTCTTTTTCAGGGCGCCGCCCTTGTTGGGGCAGAAGACACACTCAGCGGGCCGTGAGGGGCWCTGGAGGCAGTGGCGACACAACCACTGGCCCTCTGGGATGTAGGGAACACCGTAGCACTCCTGGTGCACGGCCATGTTGCAGGAGTCACAGAAGAGAATAACATTGCTGTCCTGGCCGTCTCCGTCCATGCAGATGCAGCAGACAGCGTCCTCGTCGATGAGGGACTGGGGGTCACTCCGGCCCTTGCTGTCAAAGGAGGACTCCTTCTCAAAGCGATCCATAAGGAACTCAAAGAGGTTCTGGGACACCTGGCTGATACCCTCACTTTTCCTCTTGTCGTTGAGTAGATCCAGCCAGGCGTAGTCCTCCTCATCCATGTCGTATTCCACCTCCTCATCCAGCTCTTCGGCCGTCTTCTCACAATACATATAATAGATGGAGGGCCTCCGAGACACTGCGGGAAGGTTGTACTCCACAGTGCGGAACTTGGGTTCCAAGAGGGCGCTCCCTTGCGGGTCAGCGCCATGTGTGGTGGTGAGGGCAGTGCCCCTCTTCTGCTGGTTGTCTTTGAGTCTCACCGAGCGCACCAGGACTAGCTGGGGCTTCTCGTTGTTCTCCTTGTTGCTGTTGCACTCCATGATCTCTTGGGCCGTGGGGTCATCATCGGTGATGACATCCAACTTGTCATAGATGCTGATCCTGTGCACACGGCCATCTATCTCCAGGTCCACCATGCGCTGGGCCTGGGCGTAGGTCAAGGTCTCCTTGTTCGGTGAGGGTTTGATGGGAGAGGGGGGCCTCTGGGGCGTGGACATGCGATTATGATGCCGTACTTTTTTCTTCATCTTGAAGAGCTAAAGAACcagcaaaaaaaaacaatttgattGAAATTGCACTTGGGGCAATACCAACCAAGATTGTAATAAATCATTAGCCAGCCACAATTTCCATTTCTTGGTTTCAGTTGTGTGTACTATTCTGACATAACAAGACAATTCATTAACAAGACAATGCCTAGTCCCGAATGTGGCGATGTTTTCCATTGTGCAGCATTGTTAGTCCCGAATGTGACTATGTTTTCCATTGTGTACAGCATAACCATGTACATTTACATGGATGTAGAACAAACTAAACGTCCCTTGTCTGTCACCCATGtttaatcaaattatattttaacttaCTCTGACGATTTATTGTCCGTGGGGTTGCTCATTCAGCTGGTCRACATTCGAAGTATTATTAAACAGACTACaacatgtgtgtctctgtgtgcagaaATAATGTTGTTTGCTCGTGACCTAAGGCACGTGCACAAGACGGAAGTACATGCAAGTGATGCATTTATACTAACCCAAGTCTagcaggtgtttacatggtttaGCGAATGTGCCAGAAATGTCAATGGTAATACCTGCGCTATTAAAAGTCGggtaaataatactttcctgtggatattttccCTCAAATTTCGACCAGCTGAATGACCAATCACACAAACAACCGGTAGAGTAATATCACATGTAATTGTAGTCAACATTCTGGGTTGTAAGAAAACGTGTCaagtttctgatcttttttcagACTAAGTTATACAAATAACTTGTATCAGTCTGATTAATTAGGCAACCATTAGTTACCCTGGTTRACGTTAGTCAACTGTCAAAAAAAAMAACATATAGCtagataatgttagctaacttacTAACTTGGCAATGCTAAGTtgtgctagttagcattagctagtTAACTGCTTAAACAAGTCACAATTAGATAGCTACTTTAAAGCAATGGTAGGTGCCGTTGTAGCTATTAGGCTAGCTGGCTAGAAGTTAACTGGTTAACGTTCGCTAGGCTAAATTAGCGTAAAGCCAGTTTGTGGCTAGCAAATTAGCTAGATTCCGAGAAAACGCAGTAACTACTGAGCAAACTAACGTTAGCTTCAATTTGTTGAACGTTGAGcaaggcataaatatcatatgTATATGAAGCCAGGAGAGGGAGATCCCGTAAAAGCACAGCGCC is a window of Salvelinus sp. IW2-2015 linkage group LG13, ASM291031v2, whole genome shotgun sequence DNA encoding:
- the LOC111971973 gene encoding bromodomain-containing protein 1 isoform X4, producing MKKKVRHHNRMSTPQRPPSPIKPSPNKETLTYAQAQRMVDLEIDGRVHRISIYDKLDVITDDDPTAQEIMECNSNKENNEKPQLVLVRSVRLKDNQQKRGTALTTTHGADPQGSALLEPKFRTVEYNLPAVSRRPSIYYMYCEKTAEELDEEVEYDMDEEDYAWLDLLNDKRKSEGISQVSQNLFEFLMDRFEKESSFDSKGRSDPQSLIDEDAVCCICMDGDGQDSNVILFCDSCNMAVHQECYGVPYIPEGQWLCRHCLQXPSRPAECVFCPNKGGALKKTDDDRWGHVVCALWVPEVGFSDTVFIEPIDGVSNIPPARWKLTCYLCKEKGAGACIQCHKVNCYTAFHVSCAQKAGLYMKMEPVKEFTETGSPTFSVKKTAFCCAHTPKGCTRRPLAIYEEGHAKNGVCHKRGDKRGRRRLKGWLKKSKIIVVVPEVEEEAPAAPGPSITPSSFDTILNQVSVQKKKVFVERVLSYWMLKRQSRKGVPLIRRLQANTQVPKPEPLVSPVDSRVEDNQAMKEQLKEWHRLRQDLERARLLLELIRKREKLKREEMKLQQSVLEVQLTPLNILLRAVLDQLQEKDPAKIFAQPVSVNEVPDYLDHIKKPMDFSTMRKRIDAHGYKSLVEFEADFDQIIFNCMKYNAKDTFFYKAGLRLQDRGGAILRKTRREAERIGFDFASGMHLPEQPKVEAPSPFSWDDVDQILNPANRQHMSLEGQLKELLEKLDMSSAMKSSPSRSKRLKLLKKTITDVRSEIYLKTRHPAAAPSEPKPAETEEKPLPPTRHSTQEEEGESLLPPKLEPLNSSPPLLNSDSHSEPPMLKPIKSQKTFKCNGVKTATSVPRDTLNGHISNPLVSDSHLSVGATSTLPEPSSTGNRRTNVLFRKSKNASPQKPPRTAEHQLGCPLLGTKSFLSVVIPRLETLLLPRKRTHSACGDCDQDEEESPIKRLDTGLANGFVVEPELETSPIRPMEPRRRCTSESSISPSGSVLCSTSTVSVPKSGKGRPSMARRSTVDDKNALITCIGNGDFTKAAKIAAGQLIPNHLNWVEVG
- the LOC111971973 gene encoding bromodomain-containing protein 1 isoform X5; protein product: MKKKVRHHNRMSTPQRPPSPIKPSPNKETLTYAQAQRMVDLEIDGRVHRISIYDKLDVITDDDPTAQEIMECNSNKENNEKPQLVLVRSVRLKDNQQKRGTALTTTHGADPQGSALLEPKFRTVEYNLPAVSRRPSIYYMYCEKTAEELDEEVEYDMDEEDYAWLDLLNDKRKSEGISQVSQNLFEFLMDRFEKESSFDSKGRSDPQSLIDEDAVCCICMDGDGQDSNVILFCDSCNMAVHQECYGVPYIPEGQWLCRHCLQXPSRPAECVFCPNKGGALKKTDDDRWGHVVCALWVPEVGFSDTVFIEPIDGVSNIPPARWKLTCYLCKEKGAGACIQCHKVNCYTAFHVSCAQKAGLYMKMEPVKEFTETGSPTFSVKKTAFCCAHTPKGCTRRPLAIYEEGHAKNGVCHKRGDKRGRRRLKGWLKKSKIIVVVPEVEEEAPAAPGPSITPSSFDTILNQVSVQKKKVFVERVLSYWMLKRQSRKGVPLIRRLQANTQVPKPEPLDSRVEDNQAMKEQLKEWHRLRQDLERARLLLELIRKREKLKREEMKLQQSVLEVQLTPLNILLRAVLDQLQEKDPAKIFAQPVSVNEVPDYLDHIKKPMDFSTMRKRIDAHGYKSLVEFEADFDQIIFNCMKYNAKDTFFYKAGLRLQDRGGAILRKTRREAERIGFDFASGMHLPEQPKVEAPSPFSWDDVDQILNPANRQHMSLEGQLKELLEKLDMSSAMKSSPSRSKRLKLLKKTITDVRSEIYLKTRHPAAAPSEPKPAETEEKPLPPTRHSTQEEEGESLLPPKLEPLNSSPPLLNSDSHSEPPMLKPIKSQKTFKCNGVKTATSVPRDTLNGHISNPLVSDSHLSVGATSTLPEPSSTGNRRTNVLFRKSKNASPQKPPRTAEHQLGCPLLGTKSFLSVVIPRLETLLLPRKRTHSACGDCDQDEEESPIKRLDTGLANGFVVEPELETSPIRPMEPRRRCTSESSISPSGSVLCSTSTVSVPKSGKGRPSMARRSTVDDKNALITCIGNGDFTKAAKIAAEVVNGNIWMSSSAEPLKLVWAKCSGYPSYPALIIDPKLPRAGRHHHGVSLPPLDVLRVGELMQYKSEEKLFLVHFFDNKHSWQWLPRSKMDAFGINKTMDKLKLKEGXSSGIRKAVQTAFQRAMSHRSQVGNVPSSEPCDVD
- the LOC111971973 gene encoding bromodomain-containing protein 1 isoform X2, producing MKKKVRHHNRMSTPQRPPSPIKPSPNKETLTYAQAQRMVDLEIDGRVHRISIYDKLDVITDDDPTAQEIMECNSNKENNEKPQLVLVRSVRLKDNQQKRGTALTTTHGADPQGSALLEPKFRTVEYNLPAVSRRPSIYYMYCEKTAEELDEEVEYDMDEEDYAWLDLLNDKRKSEGISQVSQNLFEFLMDRFEKESSFDSKGRSDPQSLIDEDAVCCICMDGDGQDSNVILFCDSCNMAVHQECYGVPYIPEGQWLCRHCLQXPSRPAECVFCPNKGGALKKTDDDRWGHVVCALWVPEVGFSDTVFIEPIDGVSNIPPARWKLTCYLCKEKGAGACIQCHKVNCYTAFHVSCAQKAGLYMKMEPVKEFTETGSPTFSVKKTAFCCAHTPKGCTRRPLAIYEEGHAKNGVCHKRGDKRGRRRLKGWLKKSKIIVVVPEVEEEAPAAPGPSITPSSFDTILNQVSVQKKKVFVERVLSYWMLKRQSRKGVPLIRRLQANTQVPKPEPLDSRVEDNQAMKEQLKEWHRLRQDLERARLLLELIRKREKLKREEMKLQQSVLEVQLTPLNILLRAVLDQLQEKDPAKIFAQPVSVNEVPDYLDHIKKPMDFSTMRKRIDAHGYKSLVEFEADFDQIIFNCMKYNAKDTFFYKAGLRLQDRGGAILRKTRREAERIGFDFASGMHLPEQPKVEAPSPFSWDDVDQILNPANRQHMSLEGQLKELLEKLDMSSAMKSSPSRSKRLKLLKKTITDVRSEIYLKTRHPAAAPSEPKPAETEEKPLPPTRHSTQEEEGESLLPPKLEPLNSSPPLLNSDSHSEPPMLKPIKSQKTFKCNGVKTATSVPRDTLNGHISNPLVSDSHLSVGATSTLPEPSSTGNRRTNVLFRKSKNASPQKPPRTAEHQLGCPLLGTKSFLSVVIPRLETLLLPRKRTHSACGDCDQDEEESPIKRLDTGLANGFVVEPELETSPIRPMEPRRRCTSESSISPSGSVLCSTSTVSVPKSGKGRPSMARRSTVDDKNALITCIGNGDFTKAAKIAADHRPQAAEGGASPPRGLPAPSGRPQSRRADAVQVRRETLPRPLLRQQAQLAMAS
- the LOC111971973 gene encoding bromodomain-containing protein 1 isoform X1; translated protein: MKKKVRHHNRMSTPQRPPSPIKPSPNKETLTYAQAQRMVDLEIDGRVHRISIYDKLDVITDDDPTAQEIMECNSNKENNEKPQLVLVRSVRLKDNQQKRGTALTTTHGADPQGSALLEPKFRTVEYNLPAVSRRPSIYYMYCEKTAEELDEEVEYDMDEEDYAWLDLLNDKRKSEGISQVSQNLFEFLMDRFEKESSFDSKGRSDPQSLIDEDAVCCICMDGDGQDSNVILFCDSCNMAVHQECYGVPYIPEGQWLCRHCLQXPSRPAECVFCPNKGGALKKTDDDRWGHVVCALWVPEVGFSDTVFIEPIDGVSNIPPARWKLTCYLCKEKGAGACIQCHKVNCYTAFHVSCAQKAGLYMKMEPVKEFTETGSPTFSVKKTAFCCAHTPKGCTRRPLAIYEEGHAKNGVCHKRGDKRGRRRLKGWLKKSKIIVVVPEVEEEAPAAPGPSITPSSFDTILNQVSVQKKKVFVERVLSYWMLKRQSRKGVPLIRRLQANTQVPKPEPLVSPVDSRVEDNQAMKEQLKEWHRLRQDLERARLLLELIRKREKLKREEMKLQQSVLEVQLTPLNILLRAVLDQLQEKDPAKIFAQPVSVNEVPDYLDHIKKPMDFSTMRKRIDAHGYKSLVEFEADFDQIIFNCMKYNAKDTFFYKAGLRLQDRGGAILRKTRREAERIGFDFASGMHLPEQPKVEAPSPFSWDDVDQILNPANRQHMSLEGQLKELLEKLDMSSAMKSSPSRSKRLKLLKKTITDVRSEIYLKTRHPAAAPSEPKPAETEEKPLPPTRHSTQEEEGESLLPPKLEPLNSSPPLLNSDSHSEPPMLKPIKSQKTFKCNGVKTATSVPRDTLNGHISNPLVSDSHLSVGATSTLPEPSSTGNRRTNVLFRKSKNASPQKPPRTAEHQLGCPLLGTKSFLSVVIPRLETLLLPRKRTHSACGDCDQDEEESPIKRLDTGLANGFVVEPELETSPIRPMEPRRRCTSESSISPSGSVLCSTSTVSVPKSGKGRPSMARRSTVDDKNALITCIGNGDFTKAAKIAADHRPQAAEGGASPPRGLPAPSGRPQSRRADAVQVRRETLPRPLLRQQAQLAMAS
- the LOC111971973 gene encoding bromodomain-containing protein 1 isoform X3 encodes the protein MKKKVRHHNRMSTPQRPPSPIKPSPNKETLTYAQAQRMVDLEIDGRVHRISIYDKLDVITDDDPTAQEIMECNSNKENNEKPQLVLVRSVRLKDNQQKRGTALTTTHGADPQGSALLEPKFRTVEYNLPAVSRRPSIYYMYCEKTAEELDEEVEYDMDEEDYAWLDLLNDKRKSEGISQVSQNLFEFLMDRFEKESSFDSKGRSDPQSLIDEDAVCCICMDGDGQDSNVILFCDSCNMAVHQECYGVPYIPEGQWLCRHCLQXPSRPAECVFCPNKGGALKKTDDDRWGHVVCALWVPEVGFSDTVFIEPIDGVSNIPPARWKLTCYLCKEKGAGACIQCHKVNCYTAFHVSCAQKAGLYMKMEPVKEFTETGSPTFSVKKTAFCCAHTPKGCTRRPLAIYEEGHAKNGVCHKRGDKRGRRRLKGWLKKSKIIVVVPEVEEEAPAAPGPSITPSSFDTILNQVSVQKKKVFVERVLSYWMLKRQSRKGVPLIRRLQANTQVPKPEPLVSPVDSRVEDNQAMKEQLKEWHRLRQDLERARLLLELIRKREKLKREEMKLQQSVLEVQLTPLNILLRAVLDQLQEKDPAKIFAQPVSVNEVPDYLDHIKKPMDFSTMRKRIDAHGYKSLVEFEADFDQIIFNCMKYNAKDTFFYKAGLRLQDRGGAILRKTRREAERIGFDFASGMHLPEQPKVEAPSPFSWDDVDQILNPANRQHMSLEGQLKELLEKLDMSSAMKSSPSRSKRLKLLKKTITDVRSEIYLKTRHPAAAPSEPKPAETEEKPLPPTRHSTQEEEGESLLPPKLEPLNSSPPLLNSDSHSEPPMLKPIKSQKTFKCNGVKTATSVPRDTLNGHISNPLVSDSHLSVGATSTLPEPSSTGNRRTNVLFRKSKNASPQKPPRTAEHQLGCPLLGTKSFLSVVIPRLETLLLPRKRTHSACGDCDQDEEESPIKRLDTGLANGFVVEPELETSPIRPMEPRRRCTSESSISPSGSVLCSTSTVSVPKSGKGRPSMARRSTVDDKNALITCIGNGDFTKAAKIAAAGNSGSSFPVAVIMRASFIIALDGFCNCT